In Tursiops truncatus isolate mTurTru1 chromosome X, mTurTru1.mat.Y, whole genome shotgun sequence, the following proteins share a genomic window:
- the LOC117310408 gene encoding LOW QUALITY PROTEIN: melanoma-associated antigen 4-like (The sequence of the model RefSeq protein was modified relative to this genomic sequence to represent the inferred CDS: substituted 1 base at 1 genomic stop codon), translating into MSELRQPEADLEAPVPAQGPVEAPLLGAAGEEAASPSSSASPGAPSFSAYAEPLSREALVVLMADLVGFLLVKFRTGEPTSEAEMLSTVVREHRDHFPVVLRLVCECLRVTFGLAVKEVDPRERTYVLVPTLGLTXDAVLRAGQRTPKAGLLVPVLGVITLFGDRAPEEEVWRVLGHMGVCAGRESCIYGEPRELLTKVWVQEGYLEYRQVPHSDPARYEFLWGARAYAEPSKWQVLEHLLRVSSLDPRSFPSLCAGGVSHEEEGA; encoded by the coding sequence ATGAGTGAGCTCCGCCAGCCTGAGGCCGACCTTGAGGCCCCAGTCCCGGCCCAGGGTCCGGTGGAGGCGCCGCTGCTGGGGGCTGCGGGGGAGGAGGCCGCATCCCCCTCGTCCTCCGCCTCCCCTGGCGCCCCCTCCTTCTCCGCCTATGCCGAGCCCTTGTCCCGCGAGGCACTTGTTGTGCTGATGGCTGACCTGGTGGGGTTCCTGCTCGTCAAGTTTCGTACCGGGGAGCCGACCTCCGAGGCGGAGATGCTGAGTACGGTCGTCCGGGAGCATCGGGACCACTTCCCCGTGGTCCTCCGCCTCGTTTGCGAGTGCCTGAGGGTGACGTTTGGCTTGGCCGTGAAGGAGGTGGACCCCCGCGAGCGCACCTACGTCCTGgtccccaccctgggcctcacCTAGGATGCAGTGCTGAGGGCCGGGCAGCGCACGCCCAAGGCCGGCCTCCTGGTGCCGGTCCTGGGCGTGATCACCCTGTTCGGTGACCGAGCCCCTGaggaggaggtgtggagagtgcTCGGCCACATGGGGGTGTGTGCCGGGAGGGAGTCCTGCATCTATGGGGAGCCCAGGGAGCTGCTCACCAAAGTGTGGGTGCAGGAGGGCTACCTGGAGTACCGGCAGGTGCCCCACAGCGACCCTGCCCGCTACGAGTTCCTGTGGGGTGCCCGGGCCTACGCGGAGCCCAGCAAGTGGCAGGTCCTGGAGCATCTGCTCAGGGTCAGTAGCTTGGATCCCAGGTCCTTCCCATCCCTGTGTGCAGGGGGTGTGAGCCACGAGGAAGAGGGAGCCTGA